The sequence caccctggTGAGCAGAGCCCACAGTCCCTTCCCCATTACTCCGCAGGTCACCTCGCTCCTGTCCGGCACTGTGGCAGCAGCCTTTGCatgcagcaagcagagcaggGCCAGCCCCAGGCTCAGTGCCAGCGTCCTCATCTCGTGCAGCCTCCGGCGTCACCGCGGGATGTGGACCGGTCCCGGTGCTGTTGGCTTTATAGGGCtgtgctccccccccccccccccccgtgcccCCACACCGCGTGCTGTGCTGCACGGAGAGTGCTGCTATTGTTGGCATGGGGTGAGGTTGGCTGTGAGAGCTGAAACCATCCCATGGTAAACAGAGTCTTACGGAAAGAGGAAAGTGTTGCAAGGCCTGAGGAGGGGTCTGAGCAGTGGGGTTGCAGGGCTGCTATTGCACCACAGCTGGAAATGAAGATTTTCTTGTGTCAGAACAAAGGTACTTCTTGTTTCCCAGCTGAGAACTGCCGGGAAAATCAGGAAGGTAATTCCTGGCACAGCGTCCACGGGGCTGCCCCAGTACAACAGTGACCGACATCTGCCCCGAGGCCACTCCAGCTGTCAGCCCCACGCCTGGGTGGCAGTACAGGATTCCAGCGTGCTGCTGTCATGTGTGCCCACCTGGCCAGGATATGCTGCCCCTCTACCCTGGCTTCTATGGGCTCCAAAGTTCCAAAGGGCTCATGTTGCATCCTCACAATCCCCACACCCAGGAGTGTGCTGAGGGACCCAACTTCCTCAGCCACCACATGCTGAGTTATGCAGAGGGGATGGGGGCACAGTCCTACTGCCCCCACAGCTCTTTGCCAGCAGGTAGATGGGGCGGTGGGTGGTAGTAGATGTGGGGGCCATGATTAGACTTGGGGCAGCCCTTTGCCCACctgtgcagggagctgggtCTCATgggggctgcctgctgcccacTCTGCCCAGCTGGGCTCCCCACACTTGGGAGAGCTCTGCAAACCACACAGCAAAGGATCCCCCAGACTGCCCTGTGGTGTTGGAGGGATGGGTTTGGTGCAGGGCTGCTGGTAGCCCCCAGCCCTGACAACAAAAGCACTGAGCTCAGGGGCAGCTTCTGCACTTGTTTATTTTGATCAGAGAGGTGTGCTCCCAGCACGGAGCAGCAGGACTGGGAGGGTGGGGAGGGTCAGCATGGAGCGGGCACTGAGCACTGAGCCAGCTCCCAGGGGCACAGCCTTGTGTCAGCCCCtcagctgcagggaagcaggacggatggacagacagacggGGGTCAGGAGGCACTTGGAGGGGCTGCACGTCCTTGCTCATCCTGTGCTCACTTGTGAGTCTTGGTGCACCGATCTGTTCAGTGGGAGGAGAGGGGTGAGCATGGCTCCACACTGTGTCCCCGTGGAGTACCCCCACATAGAGTGGACATGAAGCCACCTCCCTCCTGGCACTCACCTGAGTGCGGCATCACGACCAGCATGTCCTCAGTCAGGCCCATGGAGTGGAAGAGCTCCTTGAACTTCTGCAGGAGATGTGAGCTCACGTCCTGATTCCTTGCTGCAGGTGGAGACCAAAGCAGGGGCTGTAAGCAAGGGGCCCTACAGCCAGCAGCGCACCTGGGGGTGCTCTCCCAGTGGGACCCCTAGGATGGGCAAAGCACTAGGGGATGAAGTGCAGGATGGGCACCAGTCACCTCTGTAGCCAGCAGAAAAGGATGGAGACCCACCCTGGTGGCTGTGCACCCCCCAtacagccccagcagccctgggggTCTGCAGCTCGTGGCATGCTGCAGGTGGGGGTTTAGTTCAAAATGGTGCTAACTGGAGATACTGGTAACTGGGGATATTGCCAATGTCATGTTTTGTTCACTCCAAAATGGACTCTTTGGCATGGGTAGGTGCTGGCGCACCAGGTGCTGAAGCAGTGGCCCTGGGTGGCAATGGGggtcccagccctgcagccccccatgGGACAGGTACTCACTGTAGAGCTGCAGCGCGGTGCTGGGCTTCTGGCTGTCTATCAGCTGGGAGTACACGATGGCGTAGTGCTCGTAGTCTGTGTCCATCACACGCAGAtccctcttctctcccttttctaaAAGATCCCAGAGTGCACCCAGTCAGGCCGTGGCTGCATCAGGATCTGGGATCcgcacagagccagcagccgTGTGCAGTCACCGGTGGAGGCAGAGGAGCCAACCCAGCCCCTGCTGCCCCTGGGCACAGCGGGCAGGTGCTGCCCACACATACCTGTGCTGATGTAGTGCCCCGCCTGCCCACTGCGCTGGAACAGCATCGAGATCTTTTTGCACTCTTCTGGCCTGGAAGGGGAAAATTGAAACAGCAAATGAGGCTGGGAGCCAGCGGATGGCATGACAGGCAGTGGGAcatgctgggctgtgcagcccACAGCCTGGGCAGTGCCCAGCCTAGAGGGCACCACTGCAACGGGACTCACAGCGGGAGGACTGTCTCCATGGCCATGTGTCCCTCCGGCGTGAAGCTGATGGTGGATACAGATGATGTCATCTTGTCCTTCATGCTCAGGAACACGGGGCAGTTGGAAACAGCAGCCATGATGTGCCACATCCCTGCAAACTGCAGCAAGCCATCACTGCCAGGTCTGGGGGAGATCTGGGGAGCTACTACCTGCCAGGGGAACCTGTACCCACCTGGGGTCCTGTCAGCCTGTGGTGGAAGACCTGCCACCCCAACATAGTGACCTGCTACCCACCACTGGGACCTGCCACCTGCCTGGGGGACCTGTACCCACCATAGGGCCCCATCAGCTGGTGGTGAGGGAATTGTCAGCTGCCACAGGGACTTTCCACCCCATTACTGGGACCTGTCATGTAACACAGGGACTTGCCACCTGCCCTGGGGGACCTGTCACACTGTCACATGCCATGGGGACCTGCCATCCCACTGCGGTAACCTGCCACCTCTAATGGGGACCCACTGTTCTCTGCAGGGACCTGCCTCCTGCTGTAGGGACCAGCCAAACCTAGCATGGGGACCTGCCACCTCCCTGCATGCAGGATGCTCCTGCCTGGTGCCATGGAGGTGAGCATGGGATTCAGCCCATGTTCCTTGGGGAAGCCCTGCAATCCCAGGGCCAGCATAGCCCCAGGGTGTGGTATTCCCACAGCAGGGCCAGCACAGTAGTCCAGCACCGGTCTGGTTGTGCATAGGTACCCACAGCCTCACAGCAAAGGCTCTGGAGAAGACTCAGAGCTGAGATCAGGGGGTGCCTGGGGATGCAGCTCTGCCACCCTGCCCCAGCCCAGGCACTCTGGCATCCCATGCCTTTACCTTCTTGGGGTCAAAGTCCAGCTGCACAGGGACCTCAGCCCCTGCCCGCATCAGGCAGAGCAGGGTCAGCACCAGGCTCGGCAGCACCGCTGTCATCCTCACTTCAGGGTCTGGATGCTGCAGGAGAGGCTGCATGGTGCTGCCTTTTCCCGCACCTACCTTTATAGCCcccactgctggcagcaccccccacaccccccactTTATGCAATAGGTTACACAAGAGCAGTGATAAGTTGTCCCCATATTAGGTGACAGCTTTGGCCCTTTCCCAGTCTAATTGCTCTGTCCCAAATGAATGCGGCGTTGTGTCAGACCCAGCACAGAACCTGCTGGGGACTGGCACCACCTGTGCCAAAGTGGGTCCAGGGAGGGGGCCGGGGGTGTAGAGGTGTCCCCTGGCTTCCCTCGAGCATCCGGCTGTGTCAGGATGGGGAGAGCAGTGCGGTGGGGCTTCAGTCTGGGGTcactctgcagcctgctgccacTGGGTGCAGACCCTGCTCCAGGGCAGGGCTCAGGgtcacagcacagggagcactGGGGCAGCTGGGACATCTGCTGCTCAGGGCCATCGCTCTTGTTTGTGTCCATCTTCCTGCCGTGCTTTTGGAGATCCCCCTGTGATCACTCACTGCCACATGCCCACACAACCAGCCTACTCTCCAGAGAGGAAGCGGAGGCAGGGAGGCTGGTGTGGCCAATGTGGCAGATGGGATCTGATCCCCTCAGCTGGTGTCAATCCTTTTCAGCCCTGGGACCACTTTGTCCCAGAATGGGCAGGTTTTATGGCCAGGCAGCACCATTGAGTGCATACAGGGTACAAACCCACCTCCTCCCCTGCGCTGCTGTGCCTCCCAGACTAAACTAGGCAGGACCCCAGGAAGGGCCACTGGGCCCCCACTCCACAATAACCAGACACAAGCAGGGAAACAGTGGTTTATATGGGCTTGAATAAGGATGGGGTAGATATGCAGGGTGCAAAGCCAGGAAGTAAaggtggatgtggcactgggtcgggatgggatgggatggctgTCGGCTCGTGGTGCCCCTGGAGCTccatccagcagcagcctgcatgggagagaggagagatgctgctgagatgttgggggttggggggtgcGTGAGGTGTCAGTACCTctgccagccccacaccccccatGCAGGGCCACCCCAAAGGGAGACGGTTGATGCCCCAGAGAGAGCTGAGCATCTCCATAGGCTGAAGGCaccagggctctgcagggcGGAGACATCACTGGGAAcctcccagcacccagcaaGGGCAGGACTCACCTAGGCAGCATCTGCCATGCACTtgtctgcagaaagaagaaaagcagagatcaCTTCACCATGGGTACAGGCACTACTGGCCCGGGATCTGGTACAACTCCCCAAGGgtctccacctcctccctccaTTCCTATGGGCTGAGCGTGGCCAGGAGCCACTGTGAGCTGCCCACCCTTACCGGTCTGGGGCAGGATGAGGATCTCCTCATCTTTCAGGCCTTGCTCCTGGGAGAACTGCATGAACCTCTCCAGGCGCTGGGGTGCAAGTTCCTTGGTGCGGCCTGTGGTGAGAGCAGGGTGAGGGCAGCCCCGGGAGACAGGAGAGAGGGAGCCTGGAGGTGCTGTCCCACCACCCCCTGCCTGGGGATCTCAGCATAGGGAGGGCAGCGTGAGGACGTACTGTAGAGCAGCACCATGTTGGAGGAGCCGGTGCTCTTGGAGATCTGGGTGGCCACCAGGGCGTACTCATCATAGTTGGTCTCCACCACACGGATGTCATGTTTGCTGCCCCAGCctgtggggatggagaaggCACCACTCAGCCCAATGCTGAGCCTGGGCCCCCAGCCCTGAGGGCCCCATCGCTGCCCCACTGCAGGGTTGGGACAAGGGCCCCGAGGCTCACGTGGGCTGGTGTAGCTGAACCGCCCGGGCTGCTCCGTCCGGATATAGAGACTGTTCCTCTTCTCACACTGATCacccctgcagagcagcacggGGCCATCAGCAGGACCAtggggggttggagctcagcacccccagcacccacccagcagcccccagcaccgcgctgtgctcccgcagctccCCGCCATACTTGGGGTAGGTGGAGGTGACCTCCATGTTGCCATCTGCAGTGACAGCGATGTCTGTGGTACACATCTTCATCAGGTGCTTCTTGTCCTTGAACCAGTTGGAGTTGGAGGCCAGGCCGATGCTGTACCATCTCCCTGCGAGCTGCACACAAACTGCTCAGCACTGGGCAGGAGGGCAGTGCCATGCGAACGGAGCACCTTGCTgccctccccatcacccccagccctgctgtgagaACAGAGCTGCATTGCCATCTGCATCCATTCACGGCACTCAGAAGGGGCCAGAACAGCAGTTTAGTCCCGGCTGGGGCCGGCACAGACATGCTCCCTTCCCCACTACCCCTCCGGGGCATCTGTGCCATCCAGACCATCCCAGAGGCTCCTTGTAGGACCCAGCAGTACAGCCCGTGCCCCAGCTTGGTGGGACTCAAGCTCTGGGCTGGACCCTGCTCCCAGGGCAGTAGGACCCCCATCCCACCAGTACCCCCAGTAGGATCCCCATCCCACCAGTACCCCCAGTAGGATCCCCAGCCCACCAGTACCCCCCTGCTGTATATTTTTGGAGAGTTGAGCACCCCACATGCCCCGGCCCCATGCAGGAAGGCTGGCCAGGCCCAATCACCTTGTCCTGCTGGAAGTCAGCTTGCACAGGAATGCTGTTCTGCGCGTGCAGAGCCCCAAGCAGGGCCAGCCCCAGGATGCTGATCAGTGTGGCTTGCATGTCCCCAGCTGAGCGGAGCTGAGCGGAGcgggagctgcaggcagtgctggacGCAGAGCTGAGCCCCTATTTATGGACAGGCAGCGCAGCGGCCCCAGGGGGCCAGTGAGGCAGGCAGGCCAGCCCCGTCTCCCCCTGTGCCGTTATGCAAGCAGGAGCAGGGGCAACAGCTGAATCCAAAGGGCAGGCTGGGAACCTGCgaatttttccttcctgttgaTATTACATGTTTGCCTCGGGGTGCcaaactgctcagcagcacaaacacagctggCGGCCAGTTCACTGAGTATCCctgccccagggctgcacagcacGGGGACTGGGGGAAGAGAggctgccatgggcagagcatGGGGATACCAGGGGTGCACAGCACCAGGGATCAGGTCTTGCTGCCCTCCCCCATCTTGCAGAAAAACCGCATTCAGACCCAGAGAGGGGCCCAAGCACAGCACCAAGTGCCTGCCAGGTCCTGATCTAATCCATGGGATCTGTGGGCACCTTTGGGTGCAGCCATGGGAACCCCCTGCCTTGTGCTGACCCCTTCCCTACGTAGCTCCCAGCCAACACCATGCAGTCAGACAGACTCCCTATGTTACCCCACACCCTGATCCAGGAGCAGCTGTCCCTTGGcttggggctgcagcagggcgAGGGCTGGGGGTGATCACTGCTGTTACCAGTGgccctgtggggctgggcagggctgcacGGAACAAAGCACCAGGCAGGTCGTGCTGCCCCGGGGCCGTGGCTCTGGCCGGTGCCCACTGCCAGCCTGCggctctccctgcagcacagccctgccaaggCTCTTTACATAAGGAGCGTGTTTTCATagcagctgtttttttcctctcgGCAGCCCACCCTGCCCGGCTGCCTGAGTACATTCCCTTCTACGCATCCAGCTGCGAGCCAAGCCTGCGCTGCACAGCATGTGCTGGGGGctgggctggctctgctgctgcggctttattaaaacaaaacaaaagctgagcTGGGCAGGACTGAGCAGCACGAAAGCACCCTGGGCCCCCGCGTGCCACTCTCAGCCCAGAGCTGAGCCCACCCTTGGTTGGTGTGGGTGCACACCATGGGCCCCTCAGGGTGCGGGGTGATGGGGAGAGCTCTCTCCATTGGGAAATGGCAGAGATGCTGAGGATGCCACAGGGTCCCAAGGCGCTGATGCCAGATGGCTGCAGGCCAGGCTGGAAGAGCCCAATGCTCCCATTGCCAAGCCATGCTTCCACCATGGTGCTGCCACTTCTGTGCTGGGTGAAGTGAGCTGTACTGGGCGGCACAGGCCCATCGTGCCCTGACTCCAAGGCTTGGCGGGCGGCCTGGCGGCTTTGTGAGAGCGGCCAGACATGGCTGCCCCACACGTGGGCAGCGGGACAGCAGCTGGCTTTGGACGGGTCACGTGGCGGTTCCTTACATAAGGCCCTGATAAACAACATGTGTTACCAGTTTCCGCTAAGATTGCAAAACGTCGGTGCTGGGGCAGagggctgctcccaccccagggctgcagagcagcttgttGTGGGGGGACTGTGGGGAAGGAGCTTtacagcctcctgctgcctcaGCAGAAACAGGTGGGGGCTCCTCTCGGGCTGTGCCCCTTCCCCTCCAACTCCAGCCTGCACTGGGAGTTTGGAACCAAAGCAGCCCTGCCAGGTGGAACATGTGTCAGGCTGTTGGGGGCCCTGAGCCCCCAGGGTTAACCCTACAGCCTCAGACTGTGTGGAGGACTCCAGGCATGTCCCCTGCCTGGCTGTGAGCTGGGCGCTGTCAGGGGTATGACCCAAGTGGCAACAGCCCCTTGGAGACCATGGAAGCAGGACAGCTACAAGGCTGCATTTTCCTCCCCTGAGGTCCCTGGTGGGAAGAGCTGACCCACTGTAGGTTCCCAGTGCACCCCAAGCCCACCAGCCCCAGGGCACCAAGTGCAGTGAGCTGCCCATGCCACGCTGCCACAAGCCATCAGGCATTCTGCCTTGCCTGGACAcagagtttttcctcatgtttattGGGATGTTGCTGGTTTCTGCAGGGCATGGGACAAAGGGCACGAAGCTGTGGGGTGACACAGCCAGGAACAGGGGAGCCCAGGgtgtgctccagcactgcagagcagcagcagggtctGGCCAAGCCCCAGCTCATCCCTGTGTGGTCCTGTCCACAGGCGTCTGCACGAGGTGAGAGATCAGTGCTGGGCACGTCCTGGAAGTACTGCCTCCATCTACAGCTCTGTTTCTGGAAGGGAAGGAGTGATGCTGAGGGGTTGAtgcagagcccagtgctggggctgggactCACCTCTGCCTCCCCAGGCACCACCAACAAATGGTGGAGCCATTCCAGGAACACCCATGTTGTCTCCATCCCAGGATGCCCCACCCCAGACCCTCGTCCCAGTGCAGACACCGCTAAGCCCAGCTGGACCCACACAGGGGCCATCGGGGCTCTCCTTTGCCAGTGTGAGGGTGACAGCCATGCTGGGTGATGCTCTgccacctcccagccccacactgggTCACAGAGGGACCCCTGCCTtgtgctgggcagcactgcagggcagggctgtgggactgtggggctgtgctcaccATCGAGGATGTGGAAATCATCAGCAGAGTCACAGAACCCTGTGAGAGAGAAAGAGCCCGGGGTGGTCACCTGCCCTTTGTAGGTCATGTGCCAACACCCTTGTGGATGTGCCCTccccttcctgccctgctggtACCAGACCACAACCAGTACCAGACCGACACCGGTACCAGGCACCTCCGGCTGCCCCCACTCCTGGCAGCTGCGTGGACCCACCATATGTGGGGAAGTAGTGGGTCACATCCTCACTCAGGCCCACGGCTCTGGCACGCTGCTCAAACTTGTCCACTATGGTGTCACTGAGCTGAACGCTGCGACCTGCAGGAAAAGCCAccatcacagccctgctgccagccctgatCCTTGCAGCAGGCACGGTGTGGGGCACAGGCATCCACTGCCCCATGCCAACCCACCGTAGAGCTTGACAGAGAGGCCTTGGCTGTCCTGGTAGTAGATGATGGCGTAGCTGCGGGGGTCCACCTctcccaccaccacctccatcTTGCTGTTGTAGCCACGGCCTATGGGGGACATTGGGGCAGGGGTGGTTCAGTTGGGCACCGTCCTGGTGCCTCGTGTCACCACCAGAGGGCACGAGGGGTGCGACTGGGCACCGAGGACCCACACGTCTCCATGGCATtgctgatggcagcacagcacagagatacAATTGGACAGAGGTGGCACAGTGGGAAGACACTGGTGCCAAAGTCCCACGGGAACAGGAGGGTCCCACTCCACGTTGCCCACCCAGCGCCGTGCTCACCTCTCACACTGAAGTGCCCGTGGGCTCCTGCAGGGACGTAGCGCTGCTTGatctcccagcactgcccatccCTGTGCAGGGAGAGAAGCGCAgtgcagggcaggctgcagccGGCCCCCAGTTCTGCCCTCCCAGCTTGTACATGGAATGTGTTTCCTCAGGTTTACTCCGCTCTGCCCCCTTGGAGCCCGCAGCAGGTGCTGGCCCTGCCCCAGCCCATCTGCAGTGTCCCGTCCCATCAGCAGCCAGCATCACTCACAGCTTCCTGAAGGTGCTGATGCTCAGGCTCTGCCCATCTGGGACGGTCACCGTCATCGCCGTGGGCTCCAGCCGGTGGCTGTTCTGTGCCAGGTATGTGCAGCGGGACGCCGTGCCGACCAGGAACCACCTGCCAGCCAACTGCACGGCACCGGGTGGGCACCGTCATCCCGGCCCTGGGATACCCCTGCCCAGGCTGCTGCcaccctgctgtgctgagcacccACCCCGACATTGGGGGTACGCTATAGGGGTACGCTATGGGGGTACGCTATGGGGTACGCTATAGGGGTACGCTATAGGGGTACGCTATAGGGGTACACTATGGGGGTACGCTATGGGGATACGCTATAGGGGTACACTATAGGGGTTCGCTATGGGGAGCACAGCGCAGCCCCGCGCCGCTCGCCGTGCCCCGCCCGCGGAGTGACCCCCGTCCTCACCTCGCTAAGGACGAGGTTCCCCCGGGTCCGCACTGCGCTCAGGGCGCTGCGCGCTGCGGGCGCCCGCTGCCCCCGTCCGTGCGGAGCGGCCAGGAGCAGCGAGAGCAGCAGGAGCGAGCGGGCGGACATCGGGACCGGGAACAGCCGGGAGGGCACGGGGACATGGGACACACACGGGGTTATGGGACACGGGGTCATCGCACACGGGGTCATGGGACGCGGGGCAGGGGAGTGATATGGCTGCGTGGGGCCTCCATGAGAGCACGGGGTGTCACCGCggggctcagagctgtggggtcACAGCGGGGGCTGCTCACGGAGGCGCCGTTGATCCCCGCCGGCCCCGCACCCGTACGACCCGCACGGCCACGGCACGGTCAGACCGCGCGGGGCGGGGCGACGCGGAGCGATCGCTCTGCGCTCGACTCGTCGTGCCTGGAGGGCGGGGCGGCACCACCGAGACGGCGGATAGAGCGGCCAAAGCGGAAGTGCGGGACGGCGAAGCCGGAAGTGCGGGGCGGGCCGGACGGTGCGTCCGGGCCAGGCCCGAGCCGAGCGCTGAGCGGAGCCGGGCTGAG is a genomic window of Coturnix japonica isolate 7356 chromosome 17, Coturnix japonica 2.1, whole genome shotgun sequence containing:
- the LOC107321658 gene encoding lipocalin-15-like; its protein translation is MGTTYHCSCVTYCIKWGVWGVLPAVGAIKVGAGKGSTMQPLLQHPDPEVRMTAVLPSLVLTLLCLMRAGAEVPVQLDFDPKKFAGMWHIMAAVSNCPVFLSMKDKMTSSVSTISFTPEGHMAMETVLPLPEECKKISMLFQRSGQAGHYISTEKGEKRDLRVMDTDYEHYAIVYSQLIDSQKPSTALQLYTRNQDVSSHLLQKFKELFHSMGLTEDMLVVMPHSDRCTKTHK
- the C8G gene encoding complement component C8 gamma chain, whose amino-acid sequence is MTPCAMTPCPITPCVSHVPVPSRLFPVPMSARSLLLLSLLLAAPHGRGQRAPAARSALSAVRTRGNLVLSELAGRWFLVGTASRCTYLAQNSHRLEPTAMTVTVPDGQSLSISTFRKLDGQCWEIKQRYVPAGAHGHFSVRGRGYNSKMEVVVGEVDPRSYAIIYYQDSQGLSVKLYGRSVQLSDTIVDKFEQRARAVGLSEDVTHYFPTYGFCDSADDFHILDETEL
- the LOC107321660 gene encoding lipocalin-like — protein: MQATLISILGLALLGALHAQNSIPVQADFQQDKLAGRWYSIGLASNSNWFKDKKHLMKMCTTDIAVTADGNMEVTSTYPKGDQCEKRNSLYIRTEQPGRFSYTSPRWGSKHDIRVVETNYDEYALVATQISKSTGSSNMVLLYSRTKELAPQRLERFMQFSQEQGLKDEEILILPQTDKCMADAA